From the Vicia villosa cultivar HV-30 ecotype Madison, WI unplaced genomic scaffold, Vvil1.0 ctg.000664F_1_1, whole genome shotgun sequence genome, one window contains:
- the LOC131630263 gene encoding putative cyclin-D6-1 isoform X2, whose product MEFNLENPLENFHDLPNSQCVSSLFLIESDHIPPPSYFQSLKSNEFDTSLRTDFISLISQLSCNFDSFVTYLAINYLDRFLANQGILPKPWANKLVAVTCFSLAVKMLKTEYSATDVQGLLNHDDGGFIFETQTIKRMEALVLGALQWRMRSITPFSFIPYFTNLFNLDDITLKVLKDRASQIIFKSQKDVKVLEFKPSIVAASSLLYASHELFPFQYPCFLGTISNSSYVNKESVMQCYNVIQEIYKEEYESMFNANSSSGTPVNVLDENFLSLESEKTNGTNLDPTAMIQEKHFKRRKI is encoded by the exons ATGGAGTTCAACCTTGAAAACCCTCTAGAAAACTTTCATGACCTTCCTAATTCTCAATGTGTTTCTTCCCTTTTCCTCATTGAATCTGACCATATCCCTCCACCAAGTTACTTTCAAAGCCTCAAATCAAATGAGTTTGATACCTCACTTAGAACTGATTTCATCTCTCTGATCTCACAG TTGTCATGCAACTTTGATTCGTTTGTGACTTACCTAGCTATCAACTATTTGGATCGCTTTCTAGCTAACCAAGGAATTTTg CCAAAACCATGGGCCAACAAACTTGTTGCAGTAACATGTTTTTCACTAGcagtaaaaatgttgaaaacAGAATACTCTGCCACTGATGTtcag ggTCTTCTGAATCATGATGATGGTGGTTTCATTTTTGAGACACAAACAATAAAGAGAATGGAAGCACTTGTGTTAGGAGCATTACAATGGAGAATGCGTTCTATTACTCCATTCTCTTTCATTCCTTACTTCACCAATTTGTTTAATCTTGATGATATAACATTGAAGGTTCTCAAAGATAGAGCTTCTCAAATTATATTCAAGTCACAAAAAg atgTAAAGGTTTTGGAATTCAAGCCATCTATAGTTGCTGCTTCATCTCTTCTTTATGCTTCACATGAATTGTTTCCTTTTCAATATCCATGCTTCTTGGGAACAATATCCAATTCTTCATATGTAAATAAA GAAAGTGTGATGCAGTGCTATAATGTAATACAAGAGATATATAAGGAAGAGTACGAATCAATGTTTAATGCAAACTCAAGTTCAGGCACACCAGTTAATGTGTTAGACGAGAATTTTCTAAGTTTGGAAAGTGAAAAAACCAATGGAACAAATCTTGATCCAACTGCTATGATACAAGAGAAGCATTTCAAAAGAAGGAAAATTTAA
- the LOC131630263 gene encoding putative cyclin-D6-1 isoform X1 — protein MEFNLENPLENFHDLPNSQCVSSLFLIESDHIPPPSYFQSLKSNEFDTSLRTDFISLISQLSCNFDSFVTYLAINYLDRFLANQGILQPKPWANKLVAVTCFSLAVKMLKTEYSATDVQGLLNHDDGGFIFETQTIKRMEALVLGALQWRMRSITPFSFIPYFTNLFNLDDITLKVLKDRASQIIFKSQKDVKVLEFKPSIVAASSLLYASHELFPFQYPCFLGTISNSSYVNKESVMQCYNVIQEIYKEEYESMFNANSSSGTPVNVLDENFLSLESEKTNGTNLDPTAMIQEKHFKRRKI, from the exons ATGGAGTTCAACCTTGAAAACCCTCTAGAAAACTTTCATGACCTTCCTAATTCTCAATGTGTTTCTTCCCTTTTCCTCATTGAATCTGACCATATCCCTCCACCAAGTTACTTTCAAAGCCTCAAATCAAATGAGTTTGATACCTCACTTAGAACTGATTTCATCTCTCTGATCTCACAG TTGTCATGCAACTTTGATTCGTTTGTGACTTACCTAGCTATCAACTATTTGGATCGCTTTCTAGCTAACCAAGGAATTTTg CAGCCAAAACCATGGGCCAACAAACTTGTTGCAGTAACATGTTTTTCACTAGcagtaaaaatgttgaaaacAGAATACTCTGCCACTGATGTtcag ggTCTTCTGAATCATGATGATGGTGGTTTCATTTTTGAGACACAAACAATAAAGAGAATGGAAGCACTTGTGTTAGGAGCATTACAATGGAGAATGCGTTCTATTACTCCATTCTCTTTCATTCCTTACTTCACCAATTTGTTTAATCTTGATGATATAACATTGAAGGTTCTCAAAGATAGAGCTTCTCAAATTATATTCAAGTCACAAAAAg atgTAAAGGTTTTGGAATTCAAGCCATCTATAGTTGCTGCTTCATCTCTTCTTTATGCTTCACATGAATTGTTTCCTTTTCAATATCCATGCTTCTTGGGAACAATATCCAATTCTTCATATGTAAATAAA GAAAGTGTGATGCAGTGCTATAATGTAATACAAGAGATATATAAGGAAGAGTACGAATCAATGTTTAATGCAAACTCAAGTTCAGGCACACCAGTTAATGTGTTAGACGAGAATTTTCTAAGTTTGGAAAGTGAAAAAACCAATGGAACAAATCTTGATCCAACTGCTATGATACAAGAGAAGCATTTCAAAAGAAGGAAAATTTAA